Proteins from a genomic interval of Arachis hypogaea cultivar Tifrunner chromosome 10, arahy.Tifrunner.gnm2.J5K5, whole genome shotgun sequence:
- the LOC112715409 gene encoding chlorophyll a-b binding protein CP29.3, chloroplastic produces MATAGAAATSYFFGTRLTTSTPSSGRFHALFNLGTKKAPPSPPQKKKEPAKPAKAAKPFSSGDRLVWFPGAQPPEWLDGSMIGDRGFDPFGFAKPAEYLQFDLDSLDQNLAKNEYGQIIGTRIETSDVKPTPFQPYSEVFGIQRFRECELIHGRWAMLGALGALAVEALTGVAWQDAGKVELVEGSSYLGLPLPFSLTTLIWIEVLVIGYIEFQRNAELDPEKRLYPGGKFFDPLGLANDPEEKARLQLAEIKHSRLAMVVFLIFAIQAATTGKGPISFIATFNK; encoded by the exons ATGGCCACCGCCGGCGCCGCCGCCACGTCATACTTCTTCGGCACACGCCTCACAACCTCAACCCCATCTTCTGGAAGGTTCCACGCCCTCTTCAACCTCGGCACCAAGAAGGCACCACCATCTCCACCACAGAAGAAGAAGGAGCCTGCGAAGCCGGCAAAGGCGGCGAAGCCATTCTCCTCCGGTGACCGTCTCGTGTGGTTCCCGGGCGCACAGCCACCAGAATGGCTCGATGGATCAATGATCGGAGACCGCGGATTTGATCCCTTTGGGTTCGCGAAACCCGCAGAGTACCTTCAGTTCGATTTGGACTCGCTGGACCAAAACCTGGCGAAGAACGAGTATGGACAAATCATCGGAACAAGGATTGAGACCTCAGACGTGAAACCGACGCCATTTCAGCCGTACTCGGAGGTTTTTGGAATTCAGAGGTTCCGTGAGTGTGAACTTATTCATGGAAGGTGGGCCATGCTTGGTGCTCTTGGTGCTTTGGCCGTTGAAGCTTTGACCGGTGTTGCGTGGCAAGATGCTGGGAAG GTAGAGCTAGTGGAAGGATCATCATACTTGGGATTACCACTTCCATTCTCACTAACAACACTGAtatggattgaagtgttagtgATTGGATACATTGAGTTCCAAAGAAATGCAGAACTTGACCCAGAGAAAAGGCTATACCCTGGAGGCAAGTTCTTTGACCCACTTGGATTGGCAAATGACCCTGAAGAGAAGGCAAGGCTTCAACTTGCTGAAATCAAGCACTCTCGTTTGGCCATGGTTGTCTTTCTCATCTTTGCAATTCAAGCTGCCACAACAGGGAAAGGACCCATCAGTTTCATTGCTACCTTCAACAAGTGA